The following coding sequences are from one Streptococcus mitis window:
- a CDS encoding DUF1146 family protein codes for MVQLLFTLSSHMLFIYVSFYLLKDLVRWEKVLKVTTENTGKVRLLVAFFSIVMGYIMSSFFISLYQLWQEALRGLL; via the coding sequence ATGGTTCAATTATTATTCACTCTAAGCAGTCACATGCTCTTTATTTATGTGAGTTTTTACCTTTTAAAGGATCTTGTTAGATGGGAAAAGGTTTTAAAAGTGACAACTGAGAATACAGGAAAAGTTCGTTTATTAGTAGCCTTTTTTAGCATTGTAATGGGCTACATCATGAGTTCTTTCTTTATCAGCCTATATCAGTTGTGGCAAGAAGCGCTTAGAGGACTATTATAA
- the murA gene encoding UDP-N-acetylglucosamine 1-carboxyvinyltransferase: MEKIVVQGGDNRLLGSVTIEGAKNAVLPLLAATILASEGKTVLQNVPILSDVFTMNQVVRGLNAKVDFDEEAHLVEVDATGDITEEAPYKYVSKMRASIVVLGPILARVGHAKVSMPGGCTIGSRPIDLHLKGLEAMGAKISQTAGYIEAKADRLHGAHIYMDFPSVGATQNLMMAATLADGVTVIENAAREPEIVDLAILLNEMGAKVKGAGTETIAITGVEKLHGTTHNVVQDRIEAGTFMVAAAMTGGDVLIKDAVWEHNRPLIAKLLEMGVEVTEETEGIRVRSQLENLKAVHVKTLPHPGFPTDMQAQFTALMTVAKGESTMVETVFENRFQHLEEMRRMGLHSEIIRDTARIVGGQPLQGAEVLSTDLRASAALILTGLVAQGETVVGKLVHLDRGYYRFHEKLAQLGAKIQRIEASDEDE, encoded by the coding sequence ATGGAAAAAATTGTGGTCCAAGGTGGCGATAATCGTCTGCTAGGAAGTGTTACGATCGAAGGAGCAAAGAATGCAGTCTTGCCCTTGTTAGCAGCGACTATTCTAGCAAGTGAAGGAAAGACCGTCTTGCAGAATGTTCCGATCTTGTCAGATGTTTTCACTATGAATCAGGTGGTTCGTGGTTTGAATGCCAAGGTAGATTTTGATGAAGAAGCCCATCTTGTTGAGGTGGACGCGACTGGTGATATCACTGAGGAAGCTCCTTATAAGTATGTCAGCAAGATGCGTGCATCTATCGTTGTCTTGGGACCAATTCTTGCCCGTGTAGGTCATGCTAAGGTATCCATGCCAGGTGGTTGTACGATTGGTAGTCGTCCTATTGATCTTCATTTGAAAGGTCTAGAAGCTATGGGGGCTAAGATTAGTCAGACAGCTGGTTATATCGAAGCCAAGGCTGATCGCTTACATGGAGCTCATATCTACATGGATTTCCCAAGTGTTGGTGCTACGCAGAACTTGATGATGGCAGCGACTCTAGCTGATGGGGTGACAGTGATTGAAAATGCTGCGCGTGAGCCTGAGATTGTGGACCTAGCCATTCTACTCAATGAAATGGGAGCTAAGGTTAAGGGTGCTGGTACAGAGACCATTGCCATTACCGGTGTTGAGAAACTTCATGGCACGACTCACAATGTAGTCCAAGACCGTATCGAAGCAGGAACCTTTATGGTGGCTGCTGCCATGACTGGTGGTGATGTCTTGATTAAAGACGCTGTCTGGGAGCACAACCGTCCCTTGATTGCCAAATTGCTTGAAATGGGAGTGGAAGTGACAGAGGAGACTGAAGGAATTCGAGTTCGCTCTCAACTAGAAAATTTAAAAGCTGTTCATGTGAAAACCTTGCCCCACCCAGGTTTTCCAACAGATATGCAGGCTCAATTTACAGCCTTGATGACCGTCGCAAAAGGGGAATCAACTATGGTGGAGACGGTATTCGAAAATCGTTTCCAACATCTAGAAGAAATGCGTCGCATGGGCTTGCACTCTGAGATTATCCGTGATACAGCTCGTATTGTTGGTGGTCAACCTTTGCAGGGGGCAGAAGTTCTTTCAACTGACCTTCGTGCCAGTGCTGCCTTAATTTTGACAGGTTTGGTAGCGCAAGGAGAAACCGTTGTTGGTAAATTGGTTCACTTGGATAGAGGTTATTACCGTTTCCATGAGAAGTTGGCGCAGCTAGGTGCTAAGATTCAGCGGATTGAGGCAAGTGATGAAGATGAATAA